The genomic interval attaccaattaaagttaaataattgattaactaaataaacatgttattCTTCAAGCCAATTGGAGCTGAATGGGAACACTGGTACTCAAATGAAATGTAGGTTTTTGAAATCGAAAATTATGTCTGTTAgctttattttgaaatcagctttcatgaaacattaaacattttatgaagGCTGATCTTATTTGATTATAATGTTCATGCTTGTTGTAGGCGGTACGGCGTGGTCGAGGGCCGGTTCTGCTTTGAGGGCGGCTCTCACTGCGGCAAGGGCGAGGGCCTGCACGTGCTGGTCTCGGACCAGGCGCGGGAGATCGCGTACCACTTCGACCTCGCCTCGCAGGGCCGCCTCGAGCCCAAGAGGAGGGCCTTTGCTTCTAACAAAGGCGAAGGTAAACTTGCATGtttgacatttaatatttacaaggatccaattttaaatttgattattaaaGAGCCAtctcattttaatataactgaTAAAGATGAAATACGAAGTCTTTATTACAGTGTAAATTTTTCCTAACAGGTGCGGAGAGTCCAAAATCACATAAAACTTATCGGCCTGACACACGTCTATCAGAATTGAATACAGTGGACAACTCTTTACTGGCATCGGATCGACTGTATCAGGATGCAAGCGGGCAGGATGCCGGAGCGATCTCTCCATATTGGCCGTCAGCCGAACGCACAATCTTTCAAGACCACGGTTTGGCAGACACTGCATCTGTAAATGAAACCGTTGAGGGTACAGACACTGCAACTTGGAACGCGTCTGGAAATGTTACGCTGGAGCGATGTATGAGTTGTATTTCAAAGCTGGGTGCAATGTCGCGGTCCTCGACAGCGGCGTTGACCCCAGGCGCCAAGCACTTTAGCCCGGCGTGGACGATGGATGCAGTAAGTGAGACTACGCAGCCGGAGCAAGCCTGTAGCAGTGAGCCCCGCCCTGCGGAAGATAAGACTGAGGAGTTGTGTCGCTGCGTGCCGCCGCCCGACCGGCCTCCCAAACCCACTAGATTAGAATTGAATTTAACTAAGAAACCTCCGATGCCACCCCCGATGAAAACGTGTCAATGTGTACATACTCCAGCCGTCGATAGTAGAACTAAAATAGGTCCTTATGAGAATTATGACGTGCCAAAACTTGCGTCCACTGAGGTGAGTGATAttgtagtaataatatattttcatatagatacagttataaaaattgtgatgTTTTTTATCTGTCTATAATTAAATCTTGAAAGTTATATTTCTCCTATTTccagttgtcctacagagttgaaatttcccacgtcacTGCAGTTTCTATgtcaatgtattattatgataagtatgccttgatggtgcacccaggatagGCTCCCAACAAAGGAACTCCTCAACAATTTACAGCGTGGACATGGGTCAGGCGATAAATATCATAAGATCTCTCTAACtaacgacaataaaagtttgtggcgaaaattatatttttgcttgtgtcgacaataaaaacttgttaagtatttattgtCGACACAATGATAGATATTTATAGATGCtggtctgtatgtatgtacatacgGCAGCAAAATAATCATTGTTTTTTGTTGGCAGGTGGAAAGTGAATATTATGATACGCCAAAGAGATTGAAAGAGTGTCTCAATAATGAGCTATTTAAAGTTACAAAAAGTTCAACATCTAACactgtaatattaaaaaaaccttgCGGTTGccttttgaaatttggtaagagACCAAAAGAaccaaaaataatagattCAGAAGAGAATTTCCAGCCCGCAAACTGTGCATGTCAGAGAGTTACTAACTGGGCACATAACTGGATAAGACTTCCTTACTGCAGAAAACCAACAACTACGTCGACAGATAATTTAGTcccaaataaagaaaatatgatgCCGAATTTAAGTGAGAGAGAACGAAGCGCATTATATGCAACAATAGATGTCACTCGTAAAACGAGAAGAAAGTTAAGGCCGAGCATTTCTCACGATGAATTCATATCCCAGTCTCATTCCAGAAGGCTAGATACGCAAAATGTAGAGATTGATGAGGGTCCTTTGGCTAATTACGAAAATCTTAGCTTTGCTTTATCTTTAGAACACTACGAAAATGCGAAAGATCTGTTGCGGAGAGCGGGCGTCACGCAGTCTGAATTAAACGCTATTGCAACTAATCTAAAACctgtttcatttaatatagATAATGATAAGCACGTGTGCACAAAGTGCGGTCATCTTCAAAGTAAGAATAGTGGTGCTACTGCTGATGGTTGTGAAACAAAACAGTGTAATTCAAGTGATGACTATTTAATGATGGAACCTAATtcgatagaaaataataaaattgaatctaATAAATCACTACCTGCTGGATATACACCTATGTCTCCGATTGGTGGATTTGCTTTCCACTCAATGAAGCATGCAGCAAAGAATCCTATTAGTAGACTGTTAGAAGAAAAATCTGCAAGTAATCCAACTCTCAGTGGTACAGATGAAGTTCGACCAACGgcttcaaataatttaaatactgcTGACAGTCTTGTGGTCACAAGAGAACGAGATGAAAGAATAGAATATAGAAAACGCTCAAGTTCAGCGGATTCTTCACGATTCTTAGAAGACGTAAAAGAGTTTGATGGTAGTGTTGGGAGTCATGGGTCGACATCTTCGATTGAGACATTGCGAAATATGGCTATGGATGGCGAAGGAACGTCTACACCGTGTGATTGTGTGGTTGATAACAAACATTCAGACGCTGATAGTTCTGAAGCATCAAAAGGTTGTGGCCGTGGGGCGACGCCGGCAAAACGGTTGTCTTCCGTGCCAGGGAAAACCGCTGGAAACCGTGACTCGTCAAGTTCTAATGATTCGGGAGTATCGAGTTGTTCACTGAGGCCGGGACC from Plodia interpunctella isolate USDA-ARS_2022_Savannah chromosome 14, ilPloInte3.2, whole genome shotgun sequence carries:
- the LOC128675548 gene encoding uncharacterized protein LOC128675548 → MADDNTIIEGTVKFRDGKKWKSRWCVLRKLSPVADCVHVQLYRDSKARWGGAATKASLSLQQYLGCEAGFTLDKHSNTLALVCRDLVAILAFETRERLIQWQVKVNAHLGEPRHYLVLAGGGGAGGARGRLPAGPARLHLHERRFALTAGVPPKLLGVWELQHLRRYGVVEGRFCFEGGSHCGKGEGLHVLVSDQAREIAYHFDLASQGRLEPKRRAFASNKGEGAESPKSHKTYRPDTRLSELNTVDNSLLASDRLYQDASGQDAGAISPYWPSAERTIFQDHGLADTASVNETVEGTDTATWNASGNVTLERCMSCISKLGAMSRSSTAALTPGAKHFSPAWTMDAVSETTQPEQACSSEPRPAEDKTEELCRCVPPPDRPPKPTRLELNLTKKPPMPPPMKTCQCVHTPAVDSRTKIGPYENYDVPKLASTEVESEYYDTPKRLKECLNNELFKVTKSSTSNTVILKKPCGCLLKFGKRPKEPKIIDSEENFQPANCACQRVTNWAHNWIRLPYCRKPTTTSTDNLVPNKENMMPNLSERERSALYATIDVTRKTRRKLRPSISHDEFISQSHSRRLDTQNVEIDEGPLANYENLSFALSLEHYENAKDLLRRAGVTQSELNAIATNLKPVSFNIDNDKHVCTKCGHLQSKNSGATADGCETKQCNSSDDYLMMEPNSIENNKIESNKSLPAGYTPMSPIGGFAFHSMKHAAKNPISRLLEEKSASNPTLSGTDEVRPTASNNLNTADSLVVTRERDERIEYRKRSSSADSSRFLEDVKEFDGSVGSHGSTSSIETLRNMAMDGEGTSTPCDCVVDNKHSDADSSEASKGCGRGATPAKRLSSVPGKTAGNRDSSSSNDSGVSSCSLRPGPELTEFELPLTTAATHRQYRSARRACCLHTSLPRRSKSTDPLREFATIQRVRIPAKSSSAEAEVPILTVKPLRGVVDTHSTSSGTSDMSDYIETLSICSSHSSTDTPITMRVVRQTTSTLRPRSGKEYQNMDARLTAVFRGHPVCEHLYTNLP